A stretch of Miscanthus floridulus cultivar M001 chromosome 13, ASM1932011v1, whole genome shotgun sequence DNA encodes these proteins:
- the LOC136500433 gene encoding uncharacterized protein has protein sequence MSLVPPGSGSRAAVHGGGRRSEDEDDGADNGVEEIFQSAQNKSDKANWSEYNNKLLCKLLVEQIALGNYNKGTMTARGYKLIIEKYHCSTNLKHDRKQISNRIRQLKQMFQFIKDLCTNSGLGRDENGWPTADHQWWEDATEKHPDLKKLRWGPPEYLPELEQIFEGVAGQSNIDDHRAPMEHEDEDNGFEDMEAPMEQSPMSSNSRKRASSTSTTAESPSKKSKSPMVRMMKDYISFSSKNAAERNEYLKAAYTEKQQRKSQLSFSVRQLQQLALECGVEETDPEYYAVSQICKDDYSREFFVNMTTPEGRLAFLKRYCRQHNLD, from the exons ATGTCCTTGGTGCCTCCCGGATCAGGAAGCCGTGCCGCAGTTCACGGTGGCGGACGACGCAGTGAAGACGAGGACGATGGTGCCGACAATGGTGTCGAAGAGATTTTTCAGAGCGCTCAG AATAAATCTGACAAGGCAAATTGGTCGGAATACAATAATAAACTGTTGTGTAAATTGCTCGTTGAACAAATTGCTTTGGGTAACTACAACAAAGGAACTATGACAGCAAGAGGGTACAAGCTGATCATAGAAAAGTACCACTGTTCAACAAACTTGAAGCATGATAGGAAGCAGATCAGTAACCGAATCAGGCAACTGAAGCAAATGTTCCAGTTCATAAAAGATCTCTGTACCAACAGTGGCTTAGGTCGTGATGAAAATGGTTGGCCTACTGCAGATCATCAATGGTGGGAAGATGCAACAGAG AAGCATCCAGATTTGAAGAAACTAAGGTGGGGGCCTCCTGAGTACCTACCAGAGCTTGAGCAAATATTTGAGGGTGTTGCTGGACAAAGCAATATTGATGATCATAGAGCCCCTATGGAACATGAGGATGAGGACAATGGATTTGAAGACATGGAAGCCCCTATGGAACAAAGTCCTATGAGTTCAAATAGCCGCAAGAGAGCAAGCAGTACTAGCACCACAGCTGAAAGTCCTAGCAAGAAGTCCAAAAGCCCAATGGTTAGGATGATGAAGGATTACATTAGTTTCTCTTCTAAGAATGCAGCTGAAAGAAATGAGTACTTGAAGGCAGCTTACACTGAGAAGCAACAGAGGAAGTCGCAGTTGAGTTTTTCTGTCAGGCAACTTCAGCAGTTGGCTTTAGAGTGTGGGGTGGAAGAAACAGATCCAGAGTACTATGCTGTCTCTCAGATTTGCAAAGATGACTACAGCAGAGAGTTCTTTGTTAACATGACTACACCAGAAGGAAGGCTGGCCTTCTTGAAGAGATACTGCAGGCAGCACAACTTGGATTAG